The following proteins are co-located in the Fretibacterium sp. OH1220_COT-178 genome:
- a CDS encoding V-type ATP synthase subunit F, translating into MSDSLSLPMAAIGSYEMVLPFQAVGVKPFILEANERDTFERTLEKLARENYAVVFIQEDLFVDFIEKVEEINDTYPTSVLPLPGLSGNTGAGLASIRSSVEKAVGMDIFAER; encoded by the coding sequence ATGTCCGATAGCCTTTCTTTGCCGATGGCCGCCATCGGCAGCTATGAGATGGTGCTCCCCTTTCAGGCCGTGGGCGTCAAACCCTTCATCCTGGAGGCGAACGAGCGGGACACGTTCGAGCGGACGCTCGAGAAACTGGCCCGTGAAAATTACGCCGTGGTCTTCATTCAAGAGGACCTCTTCGTCGACTTCATTGAGAAGGTCGAGGAGATCAACGACACCTATCCCACCAGCGTCCTGCCCCTGCCCGGACTGTCGGGCAATACCGGCGCAGGGCTGGCCTCCATCCGCAGCAGCGTGGAGAAGGCCGTGGGCATGGACATCTTTGCGGAGAGATAG
- a CDS encoding V-type ATP synthase subunit E, whose amino-acid sequence MSLADIKARISAEAQDQIRAIEAENDARVAEITGKAEAEVKAIRDSYGERLSKEEPEVARRRKIVAELDAAKVDLGVRQTLVGEAFESSLRRLAEMPRDQYVAFANRLMEQAVRTGHEVVLVGRGEKHLDKSWLDEYNTAHQTSLVLSPDRLSISGGFVLRDGRIDVNCSWDMLLEDIRSEIESEVVRKLFP is encoded by the coding sequence ATGTCACTTGCCGACATCAAAGCCAGAATAAGCGCCGAGGCACAGGACCAGATCCGGGCGATCGAGGCCGAGAACGATGCCCGGGTCGCCGAGATCACGGGCAAGGCGGAGGCCGAGGTCAAGGCCATCCGGGATTCCTACGGGGAAAGGCTCTCGAAGGAGGAGCCCGAGGTGGCCAGACGCCGCAAGATCGTGGCCGAGCTCGACGCTGCGAAGGTGGATCTGGGCGTGCGCCAAACCCTCGTCGGCGAGGCCTTCGAGAGTTCCCTCCGCCGACTGGCCGAAATGCCTCGGGACCAATACGTGGCCTTCGCGAACCGTCTGATGGAGCAGGCCGTCCGCACGGGGCACGAGGTCGTCCTCGTCGGAAGGGGAGAAAAGCACCTCGACAAGTCCTGGCTCGACGAGTACAACACGGCCCATCAGACCTCCCTGGTCCTCTCCCCCGACCGCCTGTCCATCTCCGGCGGCTTCGTCCTCCGGGACGGGAGGATCGACGTCAATTGTTCCTGGGACATGCTTCTCGAGGACATTCGTTCGGAGATCGAGTCCGAAGTCGTCAGGAAGCTGTTCCCCTAG
- a CDS encoding V-type ATP synthase subunit B yields the protein MLPKEYRTVSGLAGPLMMVENTSDVRYDELVEIELGNGEKRRGRVLEIESTRALVQVFEGTSGIDIADTKVRFVGKVLTLPVSRDMLGRVFNGRGEPIDGGAPLIAEKKLDINGMPMNPYSRDFPSEFIQTGISTIDGLNPMVRGQKLPIFSASGLPHNRMAAQIARQATVISGHEDFAVVFAAMGITFEEASFFMEDFRKTGALQRTVLYINLADDPAIERITTPRIALTAAEYLAFECDMHVVVILTDLTNYCEALREISAARKEVPGRRGYPGYLYTDLATMYERAGRLKGKSGSITQIPILTMPEDDKTHPIPDLTGYITEGQIILSRGLHRKGIYPPVDVMPSLSRLKDKGIGKEKTREDHADLMNQLFAGYARGKEAKELAVILGEGALTDEDKAFAKFADVFEDRYIRQGEYENRTVKETLELGWDLLTLIPTKELKRVRDAYIDKYLKPLLDKKAEQGIKA from the coding sequence ATGTTGCCTAAGGAATACAGGACCGTCTCGGGCCTTGCCGGCCCCCTGATGATGGTGGAGAACACGAGCGACGTCCGATACGACGAGCTGGTCGAGATCGAGCTCGGCAACGGGGAGAAGCGCCGCGGCCGTGTGCTCGAGATCGAGTCGACGCGCGCACTGGTTCAGGTCTTCGAGGGCACCTCGGGCATCGACATCGCCGACACGAAGGTGCGCTTCGTCGGCAAGGTTCTGACGCTGCCGGTGTCACGCGACATGCTGGGACGCGTCTTCAACGGACGCGGCGAGCCCATCGACGGCGGTGCCCCCCTGATCGCCGAGAAGAAGCTGGACATCAACGGAATGCCGATGAACCCCTACTCCCGGGACTTCCCCTCGGAGTTCATCCAGACCGGCATCTCCACGATCGACGGGCTGAACCCGATGGTCCGCGGTCAGAAGCTGCCCATCTTCTCGGCTTCCGGACTTCCCCACAACCGCATGGCCGCGCAGATCGCACGTCAGGCGACGGTCATCAGCGGCCACGAGGACTTCGCCGTCGTGTTCGCCGCGATGGGCATCACCTTCGAGGAGGCCTCCTTCTTCATGGAGGACTTCCGCAAAACGGGCGCCCTCCAGCGTACGGTGCTCTACATCAACCTGGCGGACGACCCGGCGATCGAGCGCATCACCACGCCGCGCATCGCCCTCACCGCAGCGGAGTACCTGGCGTTCGAATGCGACATGCACGTCGTGGTCATCCTCACCGACCTGACGAACTACTGCGAGGCGCTGCGCGAGATTTCGGCGGCCCGCAAGGAGGTCCCCGGCCGGCGCGGCTATCCCGGCTACCTGTACACCGACCTCGCGACCATGTACGAGCGAGCCGGACGTCTGAAGGGAAAGAGCGGCTCCATCACCCAGATCCCCATTCTGACCATGCCCGAGGACGACAAGACGCACCCGATCCCCGACCTCACCGGCTACATCACGGAGGGGCAGATCATCCTCAGCCGCGGCCTGCACCGCAAGGGCATCTATCCGCCGGTAGACGTCATGCCCTCCCTCTCCCGCCTCAAGGACAAGGGCATCGGCAAGGAGAAGACCCGAGAGGATCACGCCGACCTGATGAACCAGCTCTTCGCCGGCTACGCGCGCGGCAAGGAGGCCAAGGAGCTCGCGGTCATCCTCGGCGAGGGCGCTTTGACGGACGAGGACAAGGCCTTCGCCAAGTTTGCCGACGTCTTCGAGGACCGCTACATCCGTCAGGGCGAATACGAGAACCGTACCGTCAAGGAGACGCTCGAGCTGGGCTGGGACCTTCTCACCCTGATCCCGACGAAGGAGCTGAAGCGCGTCCGCGACGCCTACATCGACAAGTATCTGAAACCCCTGCTCGACAAGAAGGCGGAACAGGGCATAAAGGCCTAA
- a CDS encoding V-type ATP synthase subunit D: MARINVNPNRMELSKLKKRLAVAKRGHKLLKDKQDALIKAFLERARAGKELRERVEAELQECYGTFALSRAQTTPEILEQALIFPGARCTLSVDWHNVMSVMVPQYDVKQEGNPVNYGFVSVPLLLDVALEQFSKLILRLLELAAEEKAIRLMAGEIERTRRRVNALEYVMIPNLQETIRYISMKLDEQERSTLSRLMKIKEIVRSA, encoded by the coding sequence ATGGCACGCATCAACGTCAACCCCAACCGCATGGAGCTCTCGAAGCTCAAGAAGCGCCTGGCGGTGGCCAAGCGGGGGCACAAGCTGCTGAAGGACAAGCAGGACGCCCTCATCAAGGCGTTTTTGGAGCGGGCTCGAGCGGGCAAGGAGCTCCGGGAGAGGGTCGAGGCCGAACTTCAGGAGTGCTACGGGACCTTTGCGCTCTCCCGGGCGCAGACCACCCCCGAGATCCTGGAGCAGGCACTGATCTTTCCGGGGGCGCGCTGCACGCTCTCCGTGGACTGGCACAACGTCATGAGCGTCATGGTCCCGCAATACGACGTCAAGCAGGAAGGCAACCCCGTAAACTACGGCTTCGTCTCCGTCCCCCTGCTGCTGGATGTGGCTCTGGAGCAGTTCAGCAAACTGATCCTCCGCCTGCTGGAACTGGCCGCCGAGGAGAAGGCCATCCGCCTGATGGCCGGCGAGATCGAACGTACCCGGCGGCGCGTCAACGCCCTGGAGTACGTCATGATCCCCAATCTGCAGGAGACCATCCGCTACATCAGCATGAAGCTGGACGAGCAGGAACGCTCGACCCTCAGCCGCCTGATGAAGATCAAGGAGATCGTCCGATCGGCTTGA
- a CDS encoding V-type ATP synthase subunit A gives MTGASMYDVVHIGEIGLVGEIVELEGDKASIQAYEETSGLMPGEPVVCLGEPLSVELGPGIIEQFYDGIQRPLELIEQAAESHFISRGINVPAIDRKKKWNFEPRVKVGDLVESGDILGVVQETVVVEHRILVPNGVKGKVKTIQSGERTVEEVVAVLDDEGTLHEVKMLQRWPVRQPRPVAKRLPPNVPMSTGQRVVDAFFPIALGGTACVPGPFGSGKTVIQHQFAKWAQAQIVVYVGCGERGNEMTDVLLEFPELEDPQSGHPLMKRTTLIANTSNMPVAAREASIYTAITLAEYYRDMGYSVALMADSTSRWAEALREMSGRLEEMPGEEGYPAYLGTRLASFYERAGRCIVKGGEGREGSISVIGAVSPPGGDLSEPVTQNTLRVTKVFWGLDANLAYQRHFPAINWLSSYSLYTERLDAYWDEKFDDEWSGLRIEAMSLLEEEDQLREVVRLVGIDALSKEERMVLETAKSLREDFLHQNAFHEIDTYASMDKQFKMLKTIVRFHHLGMDALRKGVAMNALFNLPVREQIARMRYLEEAQIAQIDKLEDTIKEQINGIVPVGGESNVA, from the coding sequence ATGACGGGTGCCAGCATGTACGACGTTGTGCACATCGGCGAGATCGGTCTGGTCGGAGAGATCGTGGAGCTGGAGGGGGACAAGGCCTCCATCCAGGCCTACGAGGAGACCTCCGGCCTCATGCCCGGCGAGCCCGTCGTCTGCCTGGGCGAGCCCCTGAGCGTCGAGCTCGGTCCCGGAATTATCGAACAGTTCTACGACGGCATCCAGCGCCCCCTCGAGCTGATCGAGCAGGCGGCGGAAAGCCATTTCATCTCGCGCGGAATCAACGTTCCGGCGATCGATCGCAAGAAAAAATGGAACTTCGAGCCCAGGGTGAAGGTCGGGGATCTCGTCGAATCGGGCGATATCCTCGGAGTCGTTCAGGAGACGGTCGTCGTCGAACACCGCATTCTGGTGCCGAACGGCGTCAAGGGCAAGGTCAAGACCATCCAGTCCGGGGAGCGCACGGTCGAGGAGGTCGTCGCCGTACTGGACGACGAGGGGACCCTGCACGAGGTCAAGATGCTTCAGCGTTGGCCCGTGCGTCAGCCGCGCCCCGTCGCCAAGCGCCTTCCCCCCAACGTGCCGATGAGCACCGGGCAGCGCGTCGTCGACGCCTTCTTCCCCATCGCTCTCGGGGGGACGGCCTGCGTTCCAGGCCCCTTCGGTTCCGGCAAGACGGTCATCCAGCACCAGTTCGCCAAGTGGGCCCAGGCCCAGATCGTCGTCTACGTCGGGTGCGGGGAGCGCGGCAACGAGATGACGGACGTGCTTCTGGAGTTCCCCGAGCTGGAGGACCCGCAGTCCGGACACCCGCTGATGAAGCGGACCACGCTCATCGCCAACACCTCCAACATGCCCGTGGCGGCGCGCGAGGCCTCCATCTACACGGCCATCACCCTGGCCGAGTACTACCGGGACATGGGCTACTCCGTGGCCCTGATGGCGGACTCGACCAGCCGATGGGCCGAGGCCCTGCGCGAGATGTCCGGCCGCCTCGAGGAGATGCCCGGCGAGGAGGGCTACCCCGCCTACCTGGGGACACGCCTCGCCTCCTTCTACGAGCGCGCCGGCCGCTGCATCGTCAAGGGCGGAGAAGGGCGCGAGGGATCCATCAGCGTCATCGGGGCAGTCTCGCCCCCCGGCGGCGACCTCTCCGAGCCCGTCACGCAGAACACGCTGCGCGTCACCAAAGTGTTCTGGGGCCTCGACGCGAATCTGGCCTATCAGCGCCACTTCCCCGCCATCAACTGGCTCTCCAGCTACTCGCTCTACACGGAGCGCCTGGATGCCTATTGGGACGAGAAGTTCGACGACGAGTGGAGCGGCTTGCGCATCGAGGCCATGAGCCTTCTGGAGGAGGAGGATCAACTGCGCGAGGTCGTACGCCTGGTCGGGATCGACGCCCTCTCCAAAGAGGAGCGGATGGTGCTGGAGACGGCAAAGTCCCTGCGCGAGGATTTTCTGCATCAGAACGCCTTCCACGAGATCGACACCTATGCCTCGATGGACAAGCAGTTCAAGATGCTCAAGACCATCGTCCGTTTCCATCATCTGGGCATGGACGCCCTTCGGAAGGGCGTCGCCATGAACGCGCTCTTCAACCTCCCGGTGCGCGAACAGATCGCCCGCATGCGCTATCTCGAGGAGGCCCAGATCGCTCAGATCGACAAGCTTGAGGATACGATAAAGGAACAGATCAACGGGATCGTCCCGGTGGGTGGTGAGAGCAATGTTGCCTAA
- a CDS encoding V-type ATPase subunit, translating into MSYVYAVARLRGMENRLLDASFLSRLIDSPTLDDALKALGETPYSRWLGKAAEAGFDKLIDEEMLATCRELEQFVPDKALLTLFRMPYDYHNVKVVLKSLFKVRGGDSEGRRHELLSPLGSVDPAELVSALETEEYAHLPYGLGDLIPRCWFLWEQTRDAQAVELLLDHHLFATMLSLAENLKMPTIVDWVRNKIDAENLRSAVRLQRMGFDTAKGLPFFHPGGTIRPDDVARLLGEPLETWSKLLSHTGIGPLLDALQDRSDLRTTLSEVSKALDAYLIRVLEKARFSMDSPANVLLYLLTKEAEARNLRIVLVCVAGGLNREFARRLLSHVR; encoded by the coding sequence GTGAGTTACGTGTATGCCGTGGCCAGATTGCGAGGCATGGAGAATCGCCTTCTGGACGCATCCTTCCTCTCCCGGCTCATCGACAGCCCGACGCTCGACGACGCCCTGAAGGCCCTGGGGGAGACGCCTTACTCCCGTTGGCTCGGAAAGGCCGCCGAGGCCGGCTTCGACAAGCTCATCGACGAGGAGATGCTCGCCACATGCAGGGAGCTGGAACAGTTCGTGCCGGACAAGGCGCTCCTGACCCTTTTTCGGATGCCCTACGACTATCATAACGTCAAGGTGGTCCTGAAGAGCCTTTTCAAGGTTCGAGGCGGGGATTCCGAGGGGCGCCGCCACGAACTGCTTTCGCCTTTGGGCTCCGTCGACCCCGCCGAGCTGGTTTCGGCCCTCGAGACGGAGGAATATGCCCATCTCCCCTACGGTCTGGGCGATCTGATCCCCCGTTGCTGGTTCCTGTGGGAACAGACGAGGGACGCGCAGGCGGTGGAGCTGCTCCTGGACCACCACTTGTTTGCCACGATGCTCTCCCTTGCCGAGAATCTGAAGATGCCGACCATCGTGGATTGGGTGAGGAACAAGATCGATGCGGAGAACCTTCGCAGCGCCGTGAGGCTCCAGCGTATGGGCTTCGACACGGCGAAGGGGCTGCCCTTCTTTCATCCCGGCGGGACGATCCGTCCCGACGACGTCGCGCGCCTCCTCGGGGAGCCTTTGGAAACGTGGAGCAAACTCCTCTCTCACACCGGCATCGGCCCCCTGCTGGATGCCCTTCAGGACCGGTCGGACCTCCGGACGACCCTCTCGGAGGTCTCCAAGGCCCTCGACGCGTACCTGATCCGGGTGCTCGAAAAGGCGCGCTTTTCGATGGACTCCCCGGCGAACGTCCTCCTCTACCTGCTGACCAAGGAGGCCGAGGCGCGCAATCTGCGCATCGTCCTGGTCTGCGTAGCCGGCGGGCTGAATCGTGAATTTGCAAGGAGGCTGTTGAGCCATGTCCGATAG
- a CDS encoding V-type ATP synthase subunit K: MEYLGLTLALFGAALAAALSGIGSAIGIGIAGGSAAGVMTEDPNKFASCLILQALPGTQGIYGLLITFFVLNKLGLLGGGAAVALNWNQGLQIFAACMPIAIVGWISAIYQGKTSAASIQMISKKPEAMGKAIILPAMVETYAVLALLTSILMLMGVQL, from the coding sequence ATGGAATATCTGGGACTCACGCTGGCTTTGTTCGGCGCCGCTCTGGCTGCGGCCCTTTCGGGAATCGGGTCGGCCATCGGCATCGGCATCGCCGGAGGCAGTGCGGCGGGCGTCATGACTGAGGACCCGAACAAGTTCGCCAGCTGCCTCATCCTGCAGGCCCTTCCCGGCACGCAGGGCATCTATGGACTCCTGATCACCTTTTTTGTCCTCAACAAGCTGGGACTTCTCGGCGGCGGCGCAGCCGTGGCCCTGAACTGGAACCAGGGGCTCCAGATTTTCGCCGCCTGCATGCCCATCGCCATCGTCGGCTGGATCTCCGCCATCTACCAGGGCAAGACCTCGGCGGCCTCCATCCAGATGATCTCCAAGAAGCCCGAGGCCATGGGCAAGGCCATCATCCTTCCCGCCATGGTCGAGACCTACGCGGTTCTGGCCCTCCTGACGAGCATCCTGATGCTTATGGGAGTCCAGCTCTAG